A segment of the Egicoccus sp. AB-alg2 genome:
CGGCGTGCACGCGGAGACCCTGCACGGTGGCCTGAGCGACGACAAGCGCCGGATCCGCCTGGCGCAGTTCCGCCGGGGCCGGATCGACGCCCTGGTCGCGCCGCGTGTGCTCGACGAGGGTGTCGACGTGCCCGACGCGGAGGTGGCGCTCGTGCTCGCCAACTTCCGCACCCGCCGCCAGCTGGTCCAGCGGCTCGGTCGCGTGTTGCGGCAGAAGGCGGACGGTCGGCCGGCCACGCTCGTCCTCGCCCACGCGATCGGCACGCACGAGGACCCCGCCCGCGGCGGCCACGCGGACTTCCTGCGCCAGGTCCGTGACGTCGCCCTCGAGGTCGCCGGGATGGACCTCGACGCCGATGCCGTCGGCCTCGGCCGCTGGTTGGCACAGGGCGGGCCGACGGCGCCGACGCGGCCATGATCATGCGAACCCGCGGGCTGGACATGGGCGTGCGGTCGTCCAGTAGTCTGCGCGGCGGCCGCGCGGCGCCGATGGGCGCCAGCACCCCGCGACGCGGCCGGCAACGGGCGTCCACGAGCGCGACGCCGCAACCGGACCCGGGAGGAGGACGGCGTGCCCGACCCGTCGCGTGACGAGGGACTGCGCAGCGTCCTCGCCATGCTCGCCCCGGGCTCGCCGCTACGCGAGGGCATCGAACGGGTGATCCGCGCCGGGCGCGGTGCCCTGGTCGTGATCGGCTGGACGCCGGAGATCGAGGCCGTGGTGTCGGGCGGCTTCGTCATCGACATCGGCGCGACCAGCCAGCGGGTCGCCGAGCTCGCCAAGATGGACGGTGCGCTCGTGTTGGACGGCGACGCGCAGCGCATTCTGCGCGCCAACGTCCACCTCGTGCCCGACCCGGCGATCGAGACGTCGGAGACCGGGACCCGTCACCGCTCCGCGGAACGCACCGCCCGGCAGACCGGGCAGCCGGTCATCGCCGTGTCGGAGTCGATGGGCATGGTCACGCTGTACTACGGCGACCGCCGCCACACGGTGGAAGAGGTGTCGGCGTTGCTGTTCCGGGCCAACCAGGCCCTGTCGACGCTGGAGCGCTACCGCGCCCGGCTCGACGAGGTGTCCGCGACGCTGGCCGCGCGGGAGGTCGAGGACGCGGTCACCGTGCGCGACGTGGTGCTGACGCTGCAGCGGGCGGAGATGCTGCGGCGCATCGCCCTCGAGGTCGAGGACCACGTGGTCGAGCTCGGCTCCGAGGGCCGGCTGATCCAGCTGCAGCTGGACGAGTTGGTGGCGTCCGTCGCCGACGACCGCGAACTGGTCGTGCGCGACTACCTCGCCGACCGGCGCCGCAAGCTGCCGCGGGTGCTCGACGACGTCGCCGCGCTGTCGACCGACGACCTGCTCGACAGCGAGCTGGTGGCGACCATCCTCGCCTACGACGAGGAGGAGCTGGACCGCCCGGTGACGCCGCGGGGCTACCGTCTGCTGTCGCGGATCCCGCGGCTGCCGCCCCGGGTCGTGGAGCGCCTGGTCGACCGGTTCGGCAACCTGCCACGCATCATGGAGGCCTCGATCGCGGAGCTCGACGAGGTCGAGGGCGTGGGTGAGTCGCGGGCGCGGACCATCCAGGACGGCCTGCGTCGACTGGCCGAGGCGAGCCTCCTCGAGCGCTACGTCTGAGCCCCGTCCTGGCCGTTCGGCCCCCATCGTGCGTCCAGGACTAGGCCTCGGAACGGTGAGAACTGCCCTCTGACCTGCGGTTTCGCATGGGGGCCGGTTGAGGCTGACCATGTACGTGTGGTAGGGTCCAGTCGCACGTCCGCACTGCGCGTGTGCCGCGTCCACGGAAGGGTCGTCCAGGAGCCGCTCGGTCTGGCGCCTCGACCCGGTGCCGAAGGCCACGCGGTGCGACGTCCCCGACTTCCCCCACCGGCCCGCGTGGTCGCGTGCGTCCATCCGGAAGAACGAGGAGCAGCCACTCATGGCCTACAGCGTCGGCGACACCGTCATCTATCCCCACCACGGCGCAGCGGTCATCGAGCGGAAGGAAGCTCGCGAACTCAAGGGCGAGCCTCGCGAGTACCTCGTCCTGCGCCTGACCTACGGGGATCTGACGCTGATGGTGCCGGCCGACTCCTGTGAAGAGGTCGGGATCCGCAGCGTGGTCTCGAAGAAGGAGGTCGAGCAGGTCCTCGACGTCCTGCGCGAGCCCGAGGGCAAGGCCGCCGGCAACTGGTCGCGGCGTTTCAAGGCCAACTACGAGAAGCTGCGCTCCGGCGACATCTT
Coding sequences within it:
- a CDS encoding CarD family transcriptional regulator yields the protein MAYSVGDTVIYPHHGAAVIERKEARELKGEPREYLVLRLTYGDLTLMVPADSCEEVGIRSVVSKKEVEQVLDVLREPEGKAAGNWSRRFKANYEKLRSGDIFQVAEVVRNLATREKDKGLSAGEKRMLTKAKQILLSELAVAIKKDEAKAEELVEKVLAESQAA
- the disA gene encoding DNA integrity scanning diadenylate cyclase DisA, translated to MPDPSRDEGLRSVLAMLAPGSPLREGIERVIRAGRGALVVIGWTPEIEAVVSGGFVIDIGATSQRVAELAKMDGALVLDGDAQRILRANVHLVPDPAIETSETGTRHRSAERTARQTGQPVIAVSESMGMVTLYYGDRRHTVEEVSALLFRANQALSTLERYRARLDEVSATLAAREVEDAVTVRDVVLTLQRAEMLRRIALEVEDHVVELGSEGRLIQLQLDELVASVADDRELVVRDYLADRRRKLPRVLDDVAALSTDDLLDSELVATILAYDEEELDRPVTPRGYRLLSRIPRLPPRVVERLVDRFGNLPRIMEASIAELDEVEGVGESRARTIQDGLRRLAEASLLERYV